The following proteins are co-located in the Phocoena phocoena chromosome 1, mPhoPho1.1, whole genome shotgun sequence genome:
- the LOC136133052 gene encoding histone H2B type 2-E-like, which yields MPEPAKSAPASKKGSKKAVTKAQKKDGRKRKRSRKESYSIYVYKVLKQVHPDTGISSKAMGIMNSFVNDIFERIAGEASRLAHYNKRSTITSREIQTAVRLLLPGELAKHAVSEGTKAVTKYTSSK from the coding sequence ATGCCTGAGCCGGCAAAATCCGCCCCGGCGTCCAAGAAGGGCTCGAAGAAAGCTGTCACCAAAGCCCAGAAGAAGGACGGCAGGAAGCGCAAGCGCAGCCGCAAGGAGAGCTATTCCATCTATGTGTACAAGGTACTGAAGCAAGTGCACCCGGACACCGGCATCTCGTCCAAGGCCATGGGCATCATGAACTCGTTCGTCAACGACATCTTCGAGCGCATCGCGGGCGAAGCGTCGCGCCTGGCGCATTACAACAAGCGCTCGACCATCACCTCCCGGGAGATCCAGACGGCCGTGCGCCTGCTGCTGCCCGGCGAGCTGGCCAAGCACGCCGTGTCCGAGGGCACCAAGGCGGTCACCAAGTACACCAGCTCCAAGTGA
- the LOC136133045 gene encoding histone H2A type 2-A, translated as MSGRGKQGGKTRAKAKSRSSRAGLQFPVGRVHRLLRKGNYAERVGAGAPVYMAAVLEYLTAEILELAGNAARDNKKTRIIPRHLQLAIRNDEELNKLLGKVTIAQGGVLPNIQAVLLPKKTESHHKAKGK; from the coding sequence ATGTCTGGTCGTGGCAAACAAGGAGGCAAGACTCGTGCCAAGGCCAAGTCGCGGTCGTCCCGCGCAGGTCTGCAGTTCCCGGTGGGGCGAGTGCACCGCCTGCTGCGCAAAGGCAACTACGCCGAGCGGGTGGGAGCCGGTGCGCCGGTGTACATGGCGGCAGTCCTCGAGTACCTGACCGCCGAAATCCTGGAGCTGGCGGGCAACGCGGCCCGAGACAACAAGAAGACGCGCATCATTCCTCGTCACCTGCAGTTGGCCATTCGTAATGACGAGGAGCTGAACAAGCTGTTGGGCAAAGTTACCATCGCCCAGGGCGGCGTTTTGCCGAACATTCAGGCCGTGTTGCTCCCCAAGAAGACGGAGAGCCACCACAAGGCGAAAGGCAAGTGA
- the LOC136121546 gene encoding histone H3 → MARTKQTARKSTGGKAPRKQLATKAARKSAPATGGVKKPHRYRPGTVALREIRRYQKSTELLIRKLPFQRLVREIAQDFKTDLRFQSSAVMALQEASEAYLVGLFEDTNLCAIHAKRVTIMPKDIQLARRIRGERA, encoded by the coding sequence ATGGCCCGTACAAAGCAGACTGCCCGCAAGTCGACCGGTGGCAAGGCCCCGCGGAAGCAGCTGGCCACCAAGGCGGCCCGCAAGAGCGCGCCGGCCACCGGCGGCGTCAAGAAGCCGCACCGCTACCGGCCGGGCACCGTGGCCCTGCGGGAGATCCGGCGCTACCAGAAGTCGACCGAGCTGCTGATCCGCAAGCTGCCCTTCCAGCGGCTAGTGCGCGAGATCGCGCAGGACTTCAAGACCGACCTGCGCTTCCAGAGCTCGGCCGTGATGGCGCTGCAGGAGGCGAGCGAGGCCTACCTGGTGGGGCTGTTTGAAGACACGAACCTTTGTGCTATCCACGCCAAGCGCGTGACCATCATGCCCAAAGACATCCAGCTGGCCCGCCGCATCCGCGGGGAGCGGGCTTAA